In Kaistella faecalis, a genomic segment contains:
- a CDS encoding SRPBCC domain-containing protein, translating into MNLEGRKIVVNKSVNTLVEMLNKPEDYKNLMPDSLQNFEVRDNGFKFGLKGMPEIALKIEEVSDKAVVLKSASSSLDFELKGAMNALNENQTEVQLFFEGKFNPFIKMMVEKPLQNFINSLSDNLEKI; encoded by the coding sequence ATGAATTTAGAAGGACGCAAAATAGTGGTAAATAAATCGGTAAATACGCTGGTTGAAATGCTGAATAAACCCGAAGATTATAAAAACCTGATGCCTGATTCACTGCAGAATTTTGAAGTTCGTGATAATGGGTTTAAATTCGGTTTAAAGGGAATGCCGGAAATTGCTTTGAAAATTGAAGAAGTTAGTGATAAGGCTGTGGTGCTGAAATCAGCAAGTTCGAGTCTGGATTTCGAACTGAAAGGCGCAATGAATGCATTGAATGAAAATCAAACCGAAGTTCAGTTGTTTTTTGAAGGAAAATTTAATCCTTTCATCAAAATGATGGTGGAGAAGCCGCTTCAGAATTTCATTAATTCCCTTTCTGATAATCTTGAAAAGATCTAG
- a CDS encoding GIY-YIG nuclease family protein: MYFCYILHSKSIYRFYIGHTGENPDERLRKHLSNHKGFTGRAKDWQIVYSETFHDKKAANERELEIKSWKSKIKELISNSAG, encoded by the coding sequence ATGTATTTCTGCTACATTTTACATTCAAAATCCATTTACCGGTTTTACATCGGACATACCGGCGAAAATCCCGATGAAAGACTGCGAAAACACCTCTCAAACCATAAAGGTTTTACCGGCAGAGCCAAAGACTGGCAGATTGTTTATTCTGAAACTTTTCATGATAAAAAGGCAGCTAACGAAAGAGAACTCGAAATAAAATCCTGGAAAAGTAAAATCAAGGAATTAATAAGCAATTCAGCAGGATAG
- a CDS encoding NUDIX hydrolase has product MYKVFVNEKKLTLSKYPEDMEKKLRFEGFATLEIAVDLLENTSCPELNVYGEDLEEVWEDFTHMFKVIEAAGGVVSNKNGEILFIHRIGRWDLPKGKIEKGESLEQAALREIEEETGLKELILEEFLNNTFHIYTERNGEKILKTTYWFKMNYVGNETPKPQTEEGITAVSWKNREMIMEEVFPKTFNNIKLILNDYWELH; this is encoded by the coding sequence ATGTATAAAGTTTTTGTGAATGAAAAAAAATTAACTTTAAGTAAATATCCTGAAGACATGGAGAAAAAGCTTAGGTTTGAAGGATTTGCAACCCTGGAAATCGCGGTAGATCTCTTAGAAAATACCTCCTGCCCAGAACTTAATGTATACGGAGAAGATCTGGAGGAAGTTTGGGAAGATTTTACCCACATGTTTAAAGTAATTGAAGCTGCAGGCGGTGTAGTCAGCAACAAAAACGGCGAGATCTTATTTATTCACAGAATTGGGAGATGGGATTTACCAAAAGGTAAAATTGAGAAAGGCGAATCACTGGAACAGGCGGCCCTGCGGGAAATTGAAGAAGAAACCGGTTTGAAGGAATTGATTCTTGAAGAATTCCTGAACAATACATTTCATATTTACACGGAGCGCAATGGGGAGAAAATCCTGAAAACCACCTATTGGTTCAAAATGAATTATGTAGGTAACGAAACGCCAAAACCCCAGACGGAAGAAGGAATCACCGCAGTTTCATGGAAAAACAGAGAGATGATAATGGAGGAAGTGTTCCCTAAAACCTTCAACAATATCAAATTAATCCTGAATGATTACTGGGAACTTCACTAA
- the gldJ gene encoding gliding motility lipoprotein GldJ, whose protein sequence is MNKLKLFTLIALSSTLLLISCGGGGNSKKGGGTKRFTSKTGWKPNDQKGWFFTGKQQKQKGWPGMVYVEGGTFTMGLVKDDVMHDWNNTPRRMQVSAFFIGETEITNYEYREYVTWLKYVFPPSDPSFKEIYKGALPDTLVWNNELSRNDFAETYFRSPEFDYYPVVGVSWLQASRYCDWLTDRANEKALMEQGVISKDFYTNDGNNQGPNSFTLDKFKGNDPEMEAYINKERLKQKSGIKTSNERILAANRNATAGVVQKFRLPTEVEWEFAALGMQKEREYNLYTNKEPEIQKLKGKKGRDRGMYLENFKQGKGDYSGVAGWKNDGAPTTADVKQYPSNNLGIYGMFGNVAEWTADVYRPIIDEEASDFNYYRGNVAQEVVKNADGTFKKIETAKYDTLADGRLVYKGLPGQYEREVVADNRNFRDGDFQSSLDAGYGRGEDSTTAGYNMYNSKQKRFIVDERGRVVLQKDPLSRTTRISNEVRVVKGGSWLDGAYWLDPGQRRFRDEAKAYGWVGFRVAQDAKSSGKGRTKR, encoded by the coding sequence ATGAATAAACTAAAGTTGTTTACATTAATAGCGTTAAGTTCTACACTCCTTCTGATCAGTTGCGGCGGTGGCGGTAACAGCAAGAAAGGTGGTGGTACAAAGCGTTTTACCAGTAAAACAGGTTGGAAGCCAAATGATCAAAAAGGTTGGTTTTTTACCGGAAAACAACAAAAACAGAAAGGATGGCCGGGAATGGTATATGTAGAAGGCGGAACTTTTACCATGGGATTGGTGAAAGATGATGTAATGCATGATTGGAACAATACCCCGAGAAGAATGCAGGTTAGTGCATTTTTTATCGGTGAAACCGAAATTACAAACTACGAATACAGAGAATATGTTACGTGGTTGAAATATGTTTTCCCACCGTCAGATCCTAGCTTTAAAGAAATTTATAAAGGAGCACTTCCTGATACCCTGGTTTGGAATAATGAACTTTCAAGAAACGATTTCGCTGAAACCTATTTCCGCAGCCCGGAATTCGATTACTATCCGGTAGTTGGGGTTTCATGGCTTCAGGCTTCAAGATACTGCGACTGGCTTACAGACAGAGCGAATGAAAAAGCTTTGATGGAACAAGGCGTGATCTCAAAAGATTTCTATACGAATGACGGAAATAATCAGGGTCCAAACTCATTCACCCTTGATAAATTCAAAGGCAATGATCCTGAAATGGAAGCTTACATCAACAAAGAAAGATTAAAGCAGAAATCAGGTATCAAAACATCTAACGAGAGAATTCTTGCTGCAAACCGTAATGCTACAGCAGGTGTTGTTCAGAAATTCAGACTTCCTACAGAAGTTGAATGGGAATTTGCAGCACTGGGAATGCAGAAAGAACGCGAATATAATCTTTACACGAACAAAGAGCCTGAAATTCAGAAGCTGAAAGGCAAAAAAGGCAGAGACAGAGGAATGTACCTGGAGAATTTCAAGCAGGGTAAAGGTGATTATTCAGGTGTTGCAGGTTGGAAAAACGATGGTGCACCAACAACTGCTGACGTAAAACAATATCCTTCCAACAACTTAGGAATCTACGGAATGTTCGGTAACGTTGCAGAATGGACTGCCGATGTTTACAGACCTATTATTGATGAAGAAGCTAGTGATTTCAACTACTACAGAGGAAATGTTGCACAGGAAGTAGTTAAAAATGCAGACGGAACTTTCAAGAAGATTGAAACTGCGAAGTATGATACTCTTGCCGACGGAAGATTGGTTTACAAAGGATTGCCAGGTCAGTATGAAAGAGAAGTGGTTGCTGATAACAGAAACTTCAGAGACGGAGACTTCCAGTCATCACTTGATGCAGGTTATGGCAGAGGCGAAGACAGTACTACAGCCGGTTATAACATGTACAACTCCAAACAGAAAAGATTTATCGTAGACGAAAGAGGCAGAGTAGTGTTACAGAAAGACCCGCTTTCAAGAACAACCAGAATTTCCAACGAAGTTAGAGTAGTAAAAGGTGGATCATGGTTGGACGGAGCTTATTGGCTTGATCCGGGTCAGAGAAGATTCCGCGACGAAGCAAAAGCTTACGGTTGGGTTGGTTTCCGTGTTGCACAGGATGCCAAGTCTAGCGGGAAAGGCAGAACAAAAAGATAA
- a CDS encoding UDP-N-acetylmuramoyl-tripeptide--D-alanyl-D-alanine ligase, with protein MNAASFYPLFLKANKVTIDSRTVEKNDIFFAFSGENFNAAVSAEEAIDKGALAVIVEDKTFEKKESKIFYVPSTLDFLQELASYHRNEVKIPIIALTGSNGKTTTKEIIHAVLSQKYNVQYTFGNLNNHIGVPLTLLSIKPEHQLAVVEMGANHQKEIELLCKIAQPNYGYITNFGKAHLEGFGGFAGVIKGKSELYDYLKSAGQTILVNENDPLQVEKTQNYSPRITFGNSGSDYRFTEFSNDNFVGLSFNEETAQSKLTGNYNFTNLCAAASLGFHFGVDFAQVKNAIENYTPTNMRSQIMEMGGKTFVLDTYNANPSSMTESLKNFSAFEGSKTIIIGDMLELGEESEKEHREILALAKSLHFNEIITVGKHFKKVNVHAQSYETSQELSQALEKNKIHSKNILLKASRGIALEKVLDFIV; from the coding sequence ATGAATGCAGCCTCTTTCTATCCGCTTTTTTTAAAGGCCAATAAAGTAACCATCGACAGCAGAACCGTTGAGAAGAACGATATCTTTTTTGCCTTTTCCGGTGAAAATTTCAATGCCGCTGTTTCCGCGGAAGAAGCTATAGATAAAGGAGCTTTAGCCGTCATTGTTGAAGACAAAACTTTTGAAAAGAAAGAAAGCAAAATTTTCTACGTGCCCTCGACCTTAGATTTTTTACAGGAACTGGCTTCCTATCACCGTAATGAAGTGAAGATTCCAATAATTGCCCTTACGGGAAGCAATGGAAAAACCACGACGAAAGAGATCATTCATGCTGTTTTATCTCAGAAATACAACGTCCAGTATACGTTCGGCAATCTCAATAATCATATCGGGGTTCCGCTTACTCTACTTTCCATTAAACCCGAACATCAACTGGCTGTTGTGGAAATGGGGGCAAACCATCAGAAAGAGATTGAGCTGCTGTGCAAAATCGCGCAACCGAATTACGGATACATCACCAACTTCGGGAAAGCTCATCTGGAAGGCTTCGGCGGTTTTGCAGGGGTAATCAAAGGTAAATCTGAGCTTTATGATTATCTGAAGTCTGCCGGACAGACCATTTTAGTCAATGAAAATGATCCGCTGCAGGTAGAAAAGACCCAAAATTATTCTCCACGCATCACTTTTGGGAACAGCGGTTCAGATTATCGTTTTACTGAATTCTCCAATGATAATTTTGTAGGTTTAAGTTTTAATGAAGAAACCGCGCAGTCGAAACTTACCGGAAATTATAATTTCACCAATTTATGTGCGGCTGCGAGTTTAGGATTTCATTTCGGGGTAGATTTCGCTCAGGTCAAAAATGCCATCGAAAATTATACGCCGACCAACATGCGGTCCCAGATTATGGAAATGGGCGGTAAAACTTTTGTGTTGGATACTTATAACGCGAATCCGAGTTCGATGACAGAATCGCTGAAAAATTTCAGCGCTTTCGAAGGTTCCAAAACTATAATTATCGGCGATATGCTCGAATTGGGCGAAGAATCAGAAAAAGAACACCGTGAAATTTTAGCGTTGGCCAAATCCCTTCATTTTAATGAAATCATCACTGTGGGAAAGCACTTCAAGAAGGTTAATGTCCATGCGCAGTCTTATGAGACCTCACAGGAGCTTTCTCAGGCACTGGAAAAAAATAAAATTCATTCTAAAAACATTCTGCTTAAAGCATCCCGGGGAATCGCTTTAGAGAAAGTTCTGGATTTTATCGTTTAG
- a CDS encoding ABC transporter ATP-binding protein yields MSLQIINLSKKFGEQTALNDIHLEIGNSEIIGLLGPNGAGKSTLMKSIVGALKIDEGQILFNGKDIVENAVEVKKNMGFLPENNPLYPEMYVREYLSFVANLHKISKERIDEVIELVGITPEKSKKISQLSKGYKQRVGLAQAILHSPDLLILDEPTNGLDPNQIIEIRNVIKEIGKEKTVILSTHIMQEVEALCSRVILIHQGNVIQDSPIGEFRGKYGSLEEAFTSYTN; encoded by the coding sequence ATGTCACTTCAAATCATTAATCTAAGCAAGAAATTCGGGGAGCAAACCGCATTAAACGATATTCATCTTGAAATCGGAAACAGCGAGATAATCGGACTTCTTGGACCTAACGGAGCAGGAAAATCAACTTTAATGAAGTCGATTGTCGGCGCGCTGAAAATTGATGAGGGCCAAATCCTTTTTAATGGGAAAGACATCGTTGAAAACGCAGTTGAGGTTAAGAAAAACATGGGTTTTCTGCCGGAAAACAACCCTCTCTACCCCGAAATGTATGTAAGGGAATATTTAAGTTTTGTTGCCAACCTTCATAAAATTTCAAAAGAAAGGATTGATGAGGTTATTGAACTCGTCGGAATCACTCCCGAGAAATCGAAGAAAATTTCTCAGCTTTCCAAAGGATATAAGCAGCGGGTTGGATTGGCACAGGCCATTCTGCATTCCCCCGATCTGTTGATTCTGGATGAACCTACGAACGGGCTTGATCCGAACCAAATCATCGAAATCAGAAACGTCATCAAAGAAATCGGTAAAGAAAAAACCGTCATCCTGTCCACTCACATTATGCAGGAAGTCGAAGCGCTCTGTTCAAGGGTGATTCTCATTCATCAGGGCAATGTAATACAGGATTCGCCCATCGGTGAATTTAGGGGCAAATACGGAAGCCTGGAAGAAGCTTTCACAAGCTATACCAACTAA
- the porU gene encoding type IX secretion system sortase PorU, which produces MKRIFTLILLPLLFSFSFSQTVKIQWEGNKIIDFGTYQVSVPFFKNNGFTYEESSVYYRSTAKYTGTNQTVTNFVWEKVTPKELFEISTSSIPTTEKSEISIYTNPYTNEQTTNIRVSALKFEKGIIYRLTSFSIVNSAQPAESPLLSGKVGTTENPLKTGTFYKIKVDKSGVFKITSKFLRDNGINPSNINPKNFRVYGNGGLMLPEHNQDSRYAALQENAIQVTGEADGTWNDDDYALFYAQGPHGYNVYKTLGNINGNGNRRIETRTDRSDNFINIYNDFAYYFINFDLGPGKRILDSESSVTSDAITRYDDYQYINEEKFNLMKIGRIWTGDAFTDNKTVSFTTRSPIQPTDVIRYRSRYIGYLSSGNKITANINNQSSNTSTISPADKKEYIPIIYTGTVTNLQGNQLTFNYTPDTSSNPNGKFYFDYAEVQYKEDLKFNNSQMNFRSYSIDEGSGTNYTFSVSDAGALEQVWQVSDITNVTRKINKSGSSSTYSFGYIANSNTFVNEFVAFKNADAFAPAFVGKIENQDLAGLQNVDYLMITVPEMMGHAQRLANFYQDKYNVAVVDVNKIYNEFSSGNKDITAIRDFATKLNTPAGKLKYLFILGDTSYDFRGINHPGSDIVPSFQSEESGNYADSFVSDDYYTMTSPQSSTAVTLSSTLPDFPVGRLPAGNVSEAKLLIDKALAYNNGLPGQSTPFGEWRMKMDFVVDDDADNQFPFHNTMNASLVNVFETGNLRKEYNIRKLYLDSFTAQTSAGGQRYPQVNQAISNDVGNSLYLFYFGHGGINGWAQERVMTIDMIQNFNNYNNVYSRLPLVSTITCEFTLWDDPATFSAGEQVIKSKQGGASMMLTSSRAIGVGYGEEFTTIFTRHLFELVNDDFITLGDAFLKAKIEKGTHSDHLKVNLLGDPATKLSRPKRLLNIDEIESPVPGQLRALDFVKVKGHINKADGTLDTSFNGRVAINIFDKRLSKKTLNNDGEPKMSPVLTYTEENGPIVKSSGQAVNGVFTVEFYVPKDINYEIGNGRILAYADNKVFDVFNNQIQKIGGINPDGINDNEAPKVKVYMNNTNFADGGITDQNPTLLACVTDDKGINSTGSGIGHDITVILDGKIIDTVVLNDFYFSGDGNGCVNTTLSDYQKGNVTYPFRNLAPGPHQLTFKVWDINNNSTTETLNFIVKDETNQNLIVNKLLNWPNPFTNKTYVQFEHNCDDMLDVNVQIYTITGKLVKTISTAVTAEPFFQGFRTPKTAIEWDGTDDFGDAVGKGTYIFKIFAKSQNQDKCKGSATAVEKMVLLK; this is translated from the coding sequence ATGAAACGCATTTTTACCCTTATTTTACTCCCTTTACTTTTTTCATTTAGTTTTTCGCAAACTGTAAAAATACAGTGGGAAGGAAATAAAATAATCGATTTTGGCACCTATCAGGTTTCTGTTCCTTTTTTTAAGAACAACGGATTTACTTACGAGGAGAGCTCGGTATATTACCGCTCCACCGCGAAATATACAGGAACCAATCAGACGGTAACAAATTTTGTGTGGGAAAAGGTTACCCCAAAGGAATTATTTGAGATCAGTACTTCAAGTATTCCCACCACTGAAAAAAGCGAAATCAGCATCTACACCAACCCTTACACCAACGAGCAAACCACAAATATCAGGGTCTCTGCCCTGAAGTTTGAAAAGGGAATAATCTACCGGCTTACCTCCTTTTCTATTGTAAACAGCGCACAGCCAGCGGAAAGCCCCTTACTCTCAGGTAAAGTGGGCACAACGGAAAATCCTTTAAAAACAGGAACCTTCTACAAGATAAAAGTCGATAAGTCCGGCGTATTCAAAATTACATCAAAATTCCTGCGGGATAATGGAATAAACCCTTCCAATATTAACCCCAAAAATTTCAGAGTTTATGGAAACGGCGGGTTAATGCTTCCGGAACACAATCAGGACTCAAGATACGCTGCGCTGCAGGAAAACGCTATTCAGGTAACTGGTGAAGCCGACGGAACCTGGAACGACGACGATTACGCACTTTTTTACGCACAGGGTCCGCATGGATACAATGTGTACAAAACACTTGGAAACATCAACGGGAACGGAAACAGAAGAATAGAAACAAGAACAGATAGATCTGATAATTTCATCAATATCTACAATGATTTTGCCTACTATTTTATCAATTTCGATTTAGGTCCGGGAAAAAGAATTCTTGACAGTGAATCATCTGTAACCTCCGATGCTATTACCCGTTACGACGATTACCAATATATTAACGAGGAGAAATTCAATTTGATGAAAATCGGGCGAATCTGGACTGGCGACGCTTTCACCGATAATAAAACAGTTTCTTTCACCACTAGATCACCAATCCAGCCAACCGATGTAATCCGGTACCGCAGCAGATATATCGGTTATTTATCTTCCGGGAATAAAATTACGGCCAACATCAACAATCAGAGCTCCAACACATCCACCATATCCCCGGCCGACAAAAAAGAGTACATTCCTATCATCTATACCGGAACGGTAACTAATCTGCAGGGAAACCAACTTACTTTTAATTATACTCCGGACACTTCGAGCAACCCGAACGGTAAATTCTATTTCGATTATGCTGAAGTTCAGTACAAAGAAGATCTGAAATTCAATAATTCACAGATGAATTTCCGCAGTTACTCCATTGATGAAGGCAGCGGAACAAATTACACCTTCAGTGTATCCGATGCAGGTGCGCTGGAGCAGGTTTGGCAGGTTTCGGATATCACCAATGTGACCAGAAAAATCAATAAATCAGGCAGCTCTTCAACTTACAGCTTCGGATACATTGCAAACAGCAATACTTTCGTTAATGAATTTGTCGCCTTTAAGAACGCTGACGCTTTTGCTCCGGCATTTGTAGGTAAAATCGAAAATCAGGATCTGGCGGGTCTTCAGAATGTTGATTATTTAATGATTACTGTTCCCGAGATGATGGGGCATGCCCAAAGACTTGCAAACTTCTATCAGGACAAATACAATGTTGCGGTAGTTGATGTGAATAAAATTTATAACGAATTCAGCAGTGGAAACAAAGATATCACGGCGATAAGAGATTTTGCCACAAAACTCAATACTCCGGCGGGAAAACTGAAATATCTTTTCATTTTGGGCGATACTTCCTATGATTTCCGTGGCATCAATCATCCCGGATCAGATATTGTTCCCTCTTTCCAAAGTGAGGAAAGCGGCAATTATGCTGACTCATTCGTATCTGACGATTATTACACCATGACGTCACCACAAAGTAGTACTGCAGTAACTTTATCTTCGACCCTGCCTGATTTTCCTGTCGGAAGATTGCCGGCCGGAAACGTCTCGGAAGCAAAACTTCTGATTGATAAAGCGCTGGCGTACAACAACGGGCTTCCGGGTCAGTCTACCCCTTTTGGCGAATGGCGTATGAAGATGGATTTTGTTGTTGATGATGATGCAGATAATCAATTTCCGTTTCACAATACAATGAATGCATCTCTGGTGAATGTTTTCGAAACGGGAAATTTGAGAAAGGAATACAATATCCGTAAATTATATCTGGACTCTTTTACTGCGCAGACTTCAGCGGGAGGGCAACGTTATCCGCAGGTCAATCAGGCAATTTCCAATGATGTGGGCAACAGTCTTTATCTGTTTTATTTTGGGCATGGAGGGATCAATGGCTGGGCTCAGGAACGCGTGATGACCATTGATATGATTCAGAATTTCAACAATTACAATAATGTATATTCCCGTCTTCCGCTTGTTTCGACCATAACCTGCGAATTCACTTTATGGGATGATCCGGCTACTTTTTCTGCCGGCGAACAGGTCATTAAATCCAAACAGGGTGGCGCCTCGATGATGCTTACCTCAAGCCGTGCAATCGGCGTGGGCTATGGCGAAGAATTTACAACCATTTTTACCCGCCATCTTTTCGAATTGGTTAATGATGACTTCATTACTTTGGGGGATGCGTTTCTGAAAGCTAAAATTGAAAAAGGCACCCATTCCGATCACCTTAAAGTAAATCTACTGGGCGATCCTGCAACCAAACTCAGCCGGCCAAAAAGACTCCTCAATATCGATGAAATTGAATCTCCGGTTCCGGGACAGTTGCGCGCACTGGATTTCGTAAAAGTAAAAGGCCATATCAACAAAGCCGACGGAACTTTAGATACCTCATTTAACGGCAGAGTCGCCATTAATATCTTCGATAAAAGGTTAAGTAAAAAAACCCTGAACAACGATGGGGAACCTAAGATGAGTCCTGTATTAACCTATACAGAAGAAAACGGACCCATTGTAAAATCCTCAGGACAGGCTGTTAACGGAGTGTTTACTGTAGAATTTTATGTTCCAAAAGACATCAATTATGAAATCGGGAACGGAAGAATTTTAGCGTATGCAGACAATAAGGTATTCGATGTTTTTAATAACCAAATCCAAAAAATAGGAGGAATAAATCCCGATGGTATTAACGACAACGAAGCACCCAAGGTGAAAGTATATATGAATAATACCAATTTTGCCGACGGCGGAATCACCGATCAAAACCCAACACTTCTGGCATGCGTAACCGATGATAAAGGAATCAACTCCACCGGTTCTGGAATTGGTCATGATATTACGGTAATTCTCGACGGTAAAATCATTGACACCGTGGTGCTGAATGATTTCTACTTTTCAGGGGATGGCAACGGTTGTGTGAATACTACATTATCCGATTACCAAAAAGGGAATGTTACCTATCCTTTCCGTAACTTAGCACCGGGGCCTCATCAGCTTACGTTTAAAGTTTGGGACATTAACAATAATTCCACCACCGAGACGTTAAACTTTATAGTTAAGGATGAAACCAACCAAAATTTAATTGTTAACAAACTCTTAAATTGGCCGAATCCCTTTACCAATAAGACTTACGTTCAGTTTGAACATAATTGCGATGACATGTTGGATGTGAATGTTCAGATATACACCATTACAGGCAAACTGGTAAAAACCATAAGTACTGCAGTTACCGCTGAACCGTTTTTCCAGGGTTTCCGCACTCCGAAAACTGCAATTGAATGGGATGGAACTGATGATTTTGGTGATGCTGTTGGTAAAGGCACCTATATTTTTAAGATCTTTGCAAAAAGCCAGAACCAGGACAAATGCAAGGGCAGCGCCACTGCCGTAGAAAAAATGGTACTATTAAAATAA
- a CDS encoding N-acetylmuramoyl-L-alanine amidase: MRNSLYLISLSIALASCASQQPAKKNSTKSKTPVSKVAQPAKPTTPNLPKQQISQEDNHDFFRVNIGDVSKNDNTISYGSIVSANPQGYKVVKTFFPAVAQNFRQKYIILHYTALDDDKSVTVLTQQSVSAHYLVNNLGDRDIYQLVDENKRSYHAGVSAWRNDKMLNDTSIGIEIVNPGYVADASGERVFPEFDNHQMKKVAALVKDIADRYMIPATNILAHSDIAPTRKSDPGPKFPWKKLYDDYQIGMWYDDATKQGFYDQIIPETYALEMTTAQFIYKYQAALKTLGYGLEPSGTYDDATKKTVEAFQFHFRPEKYDGVMDAETWAILQALNVKYPNK, translated from the coding sequence ATGCGTAATTCATTATATCTCATATCATTAAGTATTGCTTTAGCCTCGTGCGCTTCTCAGCAGCCGGCGAAAAAAAATTCCACAAAATCTAAAACTCCGGTGTCAAAGGTGGCCCAACCTGCTAAACCCACCACCCCGAACCTTCCCAAACAGCAGATTTCACAAGAAGACAATCATGACTTTTTCAGAGTAAATATTGGTGATGTTTCTAAAAATGACAATACCATAAGCTATGGTTCTATTGTTTCAGCAAATCCGCAGGGGTACAAAGTGGTTAAAACTTTCTTCCCGGCAGTAGCGCAGAATTTCCGCCAGAAATATATCATCTTACATTATACCGCGTTGGATGACGACAAATCGGTGACGGTTCTTACCCAACAGTCGGTGAGTGCACATTATCTTGTAAATAATCTGGGGGACCGCGACATTTACCAACTTGTAGATGAGAATAAAAGATCCTACCATGCCGGAGTCAGTGCGTGGAGAAACGATAAAATGCTTAACGATACTTCCATAGGAATCGAGATTGTGAATCCCGGCTATGTAGCTGATGCCTCAGGAGAGCGTGTTTTCCCGGAATTCGATAATCACCAGATGAAAAAAGTTGCTGCCCTGGTTAAGGATATCGCAGACCGCTATATGATTCCCGCTACCAATATTTTAGCACATTCCGATATTGCACCTACCAGAAAATCGGATCCGGGACCGAAATTCCCGTGGAAAAAACTGTATGATGACTATCAGATCGGAATGTGGTATGACGACGCTACAAAACAGGGCTTCTATGATCAGATCATTCCCGAAACCTATGCCCTTGAGATGACTACAGCGCAGTTTATTTATAAATACCAGGCCGCGCTGAAAACGCTAGGTTACGGTTTGGAGCCTTCAGGAACTTATGATGACGCTACTAAAAAGACTGTCGAAGCTTTCCAGTTTCATTTCCGTCCGGAGAAGTATGATGGGGTGATGGATGCTGAAACCTGGGCAATTCTGCAGGCTTTAAATGTGAAATATCCTAATAAATAG